The segment TTCGATCCCGATCGAGGTTTTGCCCGACGCCGTAGGCCCCACCAGGAACCACGAGGCGCGCGGCACGCGGCTCGGGAAGTACGTAGCGTCATCAGGCGCGATATCGGACATGGGGCGGCGTGTCGGCGGTCAGGAATATTCGAATGCTATTCTAACCGCAGATGAATATCGCGCAGAATCGACGAAACCAACGGCAGCTTGCCCACGCTACACTAGCACGTAGCGCCAGCGAGGGAGAGATGACGACGGCTGCCGTTGAAGATGGAACTCTCAGTTGCTTTGTCTATGCGCAACTGAGAGTTTGATCTCAAGCTGTGTGCATCGTCCGCTCTCCCTCGCTGGCGCTACGGGCTAGTGTCGTCGCTTGCACGACCTGTTAAAAATTCTTCCAAACGCTGGTCAGGAAGGCCACGCTGTAGACTTCGTCGCCGGCCACCGGCGTGCTGACCGCCGCGTTGGCGCCCCAGCCTTTGCCATACAGGACCGTGCCGCCGACCGTGAGGTCGAACGTGTCTTCCTGTTCGTTGATCGTCAGGCTCGGCGTGTTGAGCAAGTCCGAATCGCCGACCGGCAAGGCGTACTGTCCGTCGCCGAGGATGCCTTTACCGTAGCCTTCGATCTGCCAAGTGACCGTGTGGATCGGCAGACCCACTTCGCGCCGCAGCCAGCCGAAGAAGCCGCCCCGGCAGGCGTCCGCGCCGCAACTGTCGCAGGGATCGCCGTCGCAACAAGGCGTCGATCGTCCCGCGCCGTAGCCGCCATAGAGCTTGCTATAGCGGGCCTGGCAAGGATCGCGATAGAGGAAGCGCCCGTAGCCCACCGTGTAGCTGAGCGTATCGATGCCCGTGCTGCCCGTGGGCAAGCCGAATTGAAAGCCGGCATGGAAGAAAGTCTCGCCGCAGGTGTGATACCAGAGCAGCCCTGGATTGACCGACGAGGAATTTTCGCGTGATTCCTGAGGTTGCACGTCTCCTTCGAAATTCACGCCGACCACGCCGGAAATAATGTTCCGCGTGTCGCGGTAAAAGACGCGCTTCAGCATGACCTGAGGATTGACCCAATGGTCGGCCAGAATCTCGGCGTCCGTCACGTTGATGTGCTCGCCCTGAAAGCTGACGCTGAAATTGCGTGAAAGCGCCAGTTCGAAGCCGACGCGATTGCGCACCTGGTTCGGCAACTCGCCCGATTCGTGCGTCAGCCCCAGTGCCGCGCCGTCTTGAATCTCGCCCACGGAGTAGTTCGCGGCGAAGGCGAAGCCATACCAGGCATGGGTGATCGGCTGCGCCGAATGGTTGTTGAACACGTTCAATCGATTCTGCGCGTCGAGATGCCCCAGCATGTTGATTGGCGCCGACGCGCAGTAGCGGCGGACAGGCATCTCGCCGAACGCTTCCTCGACGGGAATCGGCTCGTAGATGACCTCCTCGTGGGAGACCTGCTCCCCCTCGTAAGCCACGTCCGGTTCGAGCGGCGCGCGTTCGACGACGTCCGGGGCGCCGGCCACCGCGGCCGCCGTCGTTTTTGGCCGTCGCGTCGCCTTACCCACGGGCTTGGTCGGCGCCGCGGAGGTGATGTCAACGAACAGTCCAAACGTGGCGACCATCGCCAGGCTCAACCGTCGCAACTCGAGGAACTTCATGGAGCACCTTGATGTCTGATACTTCGCCGGACCGCCTCAGGCACAAACCGGACGTCGCCGGCAAGACCGATACAATCGGTACATTCTCCAGGATCGGAACCGCCGCACCGTGCGCTTGAGCGTCAAAGCCGTCCGAATCGGAAATCTGCCCGTCGCAAGTGCTTGTTGCGCGATGCTTTGCGGGTCAAGCGAAGCTGGCAAACTGCGAAGACTTTGACGGCAAAAGACCTGAAGCATCGCCAACCCACGAGCGGTAGCGGCGACCCCCTGATAGGTGATTCGACCCATCCCAAACATGAGCGATGCAATGAGATTCGCGCGAGAAATCGCGGCTAAGCATGTGCAAGTCAGGAAATCAGCGGTTATAAAGAAACCTGGGGCGTTGCGGCGCGAAATGGCGCAGTGTGACTCCTTGCGACCCAGGCAGGCGAAGCGAATGGTGGAACGCCCCGTCTAATCTCAACTTTTCCAGCGTGCGAACATGCCCATCCCTGTCGGCTGCCAGTGCGGCAAGCGGTTCCAGGCTAAGGACGAACTAGCGGGCAAGAAGGTCAAATGCCCGGGCTGCGGGAACGTCTTGACGATTCCTGAATTGCAACCGGCGGGCGTGGGCGGCGGGATCGACGACTTGTTCGGCCCCGGCGGCGGCGACCCAATGTTCAACTCCGGCCCGCTAGCGGCGCCCGGCATGGGCGGCCCAGGCATGCCCGGTTCGGCCGGCCCGCCGCGTCCGCGGCGCAAGAAGGGCCCGAACATGGTGCTGATCGCCGGCATCGCCGGCGGCGGCGTGGGCTTGTTCCTGATTCTGGCCGTGGTGCTCGTAGTCGTGCTGGGCGGACGGCGTGGCGGCAGCGACGTGGCGCTAACTCCGGCGCCCATCGTGCCGGCCGCAATTCCGGCCGTCGCGCCGATCGCGGGCGCCTCAACGGCGCCTCCGCCGCCGACAGGCAACGCCCCGGAAGTCGAGATCACCACGGGCGCCACACCGCCCCCATCCGCCGCGCCGCCACCGAGCGCGGACGATGAAGAAGAGGCCACGCCTCCGGCCGACGGCAGCGCCGCGGCGGAAAGCAGCGGCGATAAGAAGGCGATCAACAACGCGATGACCAGTTGGCACGCCAAGGCGGAAGGCAAATTTCGCGGCGCATTTCCGGCCGAAGAAGACAAAGACGAAGACTTCATCGTTTACCACTACAGTTGGATGACGCAGGTGCTGCCGTACCTCGGCTACGAGAAGATCCACAAGCGGATTGACTTCAAAAAGACGTGGACGGACAAAGACAGCTACTTCGCGGCGCAATATCGCATTCCGCAGTTCCTGAACGCGAGCGACGATCGCAAGGCCTGGAAGGGCTACCAGTTTCCGAACATGGGGCTGACCCATTTCGTTGGCATGTCGGGCGTCGAAGAGGCCCGGCAAGAAGTCGCCGCGACGCTCTCGCGCAGCCACGAACGGGCCGGCATCTTCGGCTATGAAGACGTCGCCAAGGAAAGCGACATCACCGACGGAAAAAGTCAGACGATCATGCTGATCGGCTCCGGTGAACTGGTTGGCCCGTGGATTCTGGGCGGCGGCGCCACGGTCCGCGGCGCCCGCGCCCCGCACGTCGACGACGCCACTGGCGAGAAGAAGTACGACTACTTTAACGCGCTCGACGGCTTCGGTTCCCGCGGACAACCCGGCGCGCTGACGTTGATGGCGGACGGCTCGGCCCGCACGCTGTCGCCCAACATGGATCCGGCGCTGTTCCGCGCCCTATGCACCACGCACGGCAAGGACACCGTCGATCTGGCGCAGGCTGGCACGGCATTGGACAAGTTCCCGACGCAGGATTTCGATCCGTTCAAAAACGAAGCAGAGATCAAGATCGTCATCGTGCAGCGCATCGGCGACGGCGGCGACGATGATGATGACGACGACGACGACGATAGCTCCAGTGACGATGACGACGAAGAAGACAGCGGCAGCGACGACGAGTAAGACACAGTCTCCTTTCGCTCCGCGAAAGGAGACCGTTCCGACGTGCCAACTCTGAATGAGCTCGATCACCCAATCTCCGGCAAGGAATTCTATTATGAAGCGGTGGCTGTTCGCATGCGCGTTGTTGGCGCTGACTTGCGGTCGAGCGGCGGGCGATCTGGTGATCTACACCGTGCCGGCCACCAGCATCACGGTCGTTTTGGAAGGAAAAACCAGCCCCGTCGCGCGCGTGGGAGATACGCCGCTGATTTTGTTCAAGAATGCGTCACTGGGCGAATTGAAACTGGAGATGGATGAAATCAGCCATCAAGTCAAATGCCCGACGACGGCCGAGTTGTACGGCAAGATGTACAACAAGTCGAAGAAGGACGCCACGGAGCTGATGAAGACCGCGGAATGGGCGCTCCGACGCGGGCTGTTGCCTCAATTCCGCGATTGCGTAAAGCTTGCGAACGAGCTCGATCCGACCAACGCGGAAGCCAAGCGACTCTCC is part of the Planctomycetia bacterium genome and harbors:
- a CDS encoding DUF1559 domain-containing protein, whose translation is MPIPVGCQCGKRFQAKDELAGKKVKCPGCGNVLTIPELQPAGVGGGIDDLFGPGGGDPMFNSGPLAAPGMGGPGMPGSAGPPRPRRKKGPNMVLIAGIAGGGVGLFLILAVVLVVVLGGRRGGSDVALTPAPIVPAAIPAVAPIAGASTAPPPPTGNAPEVEITTGATPPPSAAPPPSADDEEEATPPADGSAAAESSGDKKAINNAMTSWHAKAEGKFRGAFPAEEDKDEDFIVYHYSWMTQVLPYLGYEKIHKRIDFKKTWTDKDSYFAAQYRIPQFLNASDDRKAWKGYQFPNMGLTHFVGMSGVEEARQEVAATLSRSHERAGIFGYEDVAKESDITDGKSQTIMLIGSGELVGPWILGGGATVRGARAPHVDDATGEKKYDYFNALDGFGSRGQPGALTLMADGSARTLSPNMDPALFRALCTTHGKDTVDLAQAGTALDKFPTQDFDPFKNEAEIKIVIVQRIGDGGDDDDDDDDDDSSSDDDDEEDSGSDDE